Within the Vagococcus carniphilus genome, the region GAATTAGAACCTGATGCTAACTACCGCTTAAGAGGCATGTTTAAATCGGCTATTTGTATTAATTATTTTGGAGAAATATTAGCATTACCAAGTTTGTTTTATTTAAGCAGTGGTTCAATTATTATTTTCATTGTTATCTTCGTTCAACAAGTTTTAGATTTTTCATTTGTGCAAATCCCTAGACAAGAATCATATATAAGAAAAAACTACCCAGAAGAGGCAGAGAAAATTTTAAGTCAAAAAAAATTGATCCCATTTATTTATTAAATAATAGAATTCTAATTCTTGTCTATTGTTAGGATTAATCTAACTAATCATAATAAAAAAAGGAAATTAGTTTAAAAAGCTAATTTCTTTTTTTGTCTAATTAAGCTATTATAAAGATTGAACTAACTTTAAGGAGAAACAATATGGAAAAAACAAGCAGTAAAGATTGGATCCTTCGTTTTGTAAAGGGCATGTTTATTGGTTCAGGATTTATTTTACCAGGAGTAAGTGGTGGAGCGTTAGCAGCCATCTTTGGTATCTATGAACGTATTATTTCGTTTTTAGCTCACATAACAAAAAACTTTAAAGAGAATGTCTTATTCTTTTTACCAGTCGGTCTAGGAGGTTTAACAGGTGTATTTTTACTTTCTTTCGGTGTTAGTTTTTTATTAGGTGAATTTGAAACAATTATTTTATGGTTCTTTGTCGGTTGTATTGTTGGAACTGTTCCATCACTTTGGAAGGAAGCCGGTAAAAAAGGTAGAAATAAAGTAGATACTATTATTATGGGAGTAACTTTTGTTTTAGCACTTCTTTTTCTATTATATGGTGAAACCTTATTTGATGGACAAGTAGAGCAAAACACATGGACATGGATGATGGCAGGTGGATTAATTGGTTTAGGTTTAATTGTTCCAGGATTAAGCCCTTCAAACTTTTTAGTTTATATGGGAATGTATAAGGCGATGTCAGATGGTATTAAAACAGTAGATTTTGGTGTAATTGTTCCTATTGCTATTGGTGGATTAGTAACAGTTTTAGCTTTATCAAAAGTAATGGATTATATCTTTAGTATTGCCTATTCTAAATTATTTCATTTTATCTTAGGAGTAGTTTTTGCTTCTACTATTATGATTATTCCAAAAGACTACACAGGATTTAGTTTAATGGAATATGGCTTATGTTTTCTAATGCTAATTGGTGGAACTCTTTTAGGTTCATGGATGAGTCGTTTAGAAGAAAAATATAAATAAAATGTGTGAAAAGAAAGTAAAGGATTAATTTACTTTCTTTTTTGTGTTTAAAAAAGTTTATATAATGTTAAAATTTAGTAAACAAATAAATTAGAGAAGTGGTGTAAATGAAGAGGAAGTCCGTTTATAAACAATTTTTGAAATATAATGTCACTGATGTTTTCGATGTAGTTATGAATAATAGAGAAACTGCTTGGCGAAGTGATTTAGAAAAAACTGAAATTATTTCAGAAAAAAAGTTTAGAGAAGTTTTCAAAAATGGTAATGTTACTGAATTTTATATGACTAAATTAGAACCTAATACTTTTTATCAGTTTGAAATGAAGAATAAATTTTTTGAAGGAACTTGGGAAGGTTGTTTTAAAAAGATAGCAGAAGAGGAGACAGAAATTATTTTTTCTGAACAAATAGAAATTTTTAATTTTGGTATTTATCTACTGTCTTTTTTCGTTCTTAATTTAAAAAAAATACAAAAGACTTATGTATCAGATTTAGTTTCTTATCTAGGTAAAATAAAAGGAGACTGAGGTATATGAAAAAATATTATAATAAAAAGATTGTAATAGGTGGTATTGGTTTACTTATCTTAGCATTTATTTTAGATGCTGGATTAAATATTTTTGGGTATAAAGGATTTTTATATTTTCAAAGTGTTTATAACAAAGGAACCAATCAAAAAAGCTATGGGCAATATTCACCAAGAACTTTTGTAACTATTTATTATGGTAGTTTGTTTGTTTATAATTTCAATGCGTTTAAAAAAATAAAGAATTTTCAAGAAAGTAATAGGGCTAAATTAATTTTTAACACATTCATTATGTTTGGCATTACTATTATGGTTATTGGAGTAACTGATCTTGTGAATGCAATTTATTTCTTTTTAGGTTGATTTACAGATTAGTTGAAAGAAAAATTCAAAAGGAAATGAGAGCAAGTTATGAAAATAAATAGTTATGATTTAGGAGAAAAGAAAGATGAATTATTAATTATCGCAATGATTGTGGCTAAATATAAAGGAAAAAATGTTTATGTACGCCATAAAGATAGAACGACTTTTGAAATACCTGGAGGTCATAAAGAACCCAATGAAACAATAGAAGAATGCGCCAGAAGAGAACTAACAGAGGAAACGGGAGCTACTAAATTTACTCTTAAACCTTTGTTCATATTAGGTGTAGAAAAAGACGGATTAGAAGATTATGGGCAAGTATTTATGGCAGAAATAGAGATGCTTGCAAGTGAGTTAGAATATGAGATGGAAGAAGTTATTTTTCTTGATAGAGAACCTACGGAATATACTTATCCTGATATTCAAACAGCAATAATGAAAGAACTTATTAAAAGAGGTATTAACATTAAGTAATTAATATTAATATAAATTAAAAATGAAAGAGGTCTTAGGTATGTATACAATTAAAACACAGTATTCAGGTAATGATTCATTTAACCACGTTGAATATCAATTATTTAAAGGAGCTGAAAAAATAAGTGAAGGAACAAGTAATAATCTTGCTGGGTCCACAGGATTAAGTAGGGGGGAATCTTGTCTTTATACTTTGGAATACTTGATTGATTCTTTGCCAAACGATGTGGAAGTAGCTTGGGAACATGATGACACGTTAGATATTGATGCAGTTAGTAAGAAGAATCCAGCATTAAATATTCAAAAAGATAATATAAAGAGATTGATAAAAAAGAAAAATATTAACTTTAATTAATGTGAGTTATCAAATTAAAATGTTTAACATCATAATTCGCATCAAAAAACCACATGAAACGAAAAGTCTCATGTGGTTTCTTTTATATCAATGTAAGTCTTTTAAAGAGTTTACATCATACCGCCCATCATTGATGGATCCATTCCGCCACCAGGCATCATAGGAGCGTCTTTACTAGGTTTATCAGCAATAACACCTTCAGTAGTTAATAACAATGCAGCAACGCTTGCTGCGTTTTGTAGAGCTGAACGAGTTACTTTAGTTGGATCTACAATACCAGTATCGATCATGTTTACCCATTCATCAGTTTTAGCATTGTATCCAGTACCTAATTCTGCTTGTTTTAATTTATCAACAATAACAGAACCTTCTAAACCAGCATTTTCAGCAATTTGACGAACTGGTTCTTCTAAAGCACGTAATACGATATTAACACCAGTTGCTTCATCGCCCTCAGCTTCAACTTCAGCTACTTTAGGTAATACGTTAACAAAGGCAGTACCACCACCTGAAACGATTCCTTCTTCAACAGCAGCACGAGTTGCGTTTAAAGCATCTTCAATACGTAATTTTAATTCTTTTAGTTCTGTTTCTGTTGCAGCACCAACTTTAACCACGGCAACTCCGCCAGCTAATTTAGCTAAACGTTCCTGCAGTTTTTCGCGGTCAAAGTCAGATGTTGTTTCAGCAATTTGAGTACGAATTAAAGCAACGCGATTTTCAATTGTTTCTTTATTTCCGCCACCTTCAACGATGGTTGTTGTATCTTTATCAACAACAACTTTACTTGCAGTACCTAATGCTTCAAGTGTTGTTTCTTTAATGTCTAAACCTAATTCGTCTGTAATAACTGTAGCGCCTGTTAATACAGCAATATCTTCTAACATTTCTTTACGACGGTCACCAAATCCTGGAGCTTTAACAGCAGCTACATTAAATGTTCCGCGAATTTTGTTTAATACTAATGTTGGTAAAGCTTCCCCATCAACATCATCAGCAATAATTAATAAAGGTTTACCTTGTTGTAAGATTTGTTCTAATAAAGGTAAGATATCTTGGATGTTTGAAATTTTCTTATCAGTAATTAATAGATAAGGATTTTCTAAAACAGTTTCCATTTTATCTGTATCAGTTACCATGTATTGTGACAAGTAGCCACGGTCAAATTGCATACCTTCAACTACGTCTAATTCAGTTTCAATCCCTTTAGATTCTTCAATAGTAATAACACCGTCATTACCAACTTTTTCCATCGCTTCAGAGATTAATTCACCGATAGTTTCGCTACCAGAAGAAACAGCAGCAACTTGTGAGATAGCTTCTTTTGAGTCTACTTGTTTAGAAATAGCATGTAATTCTTCAACAGCTTTTTTAGTTGCTAATTCAATTCCGCGGCGAATTCCGATTGGGTTTGCTCCAGCTGTAACGTTTTTAAGTCCTTCACGCACAATAGCTTGAGTTAAAACAGTTGCAGTTGTTGTTCCGTCTCCTGCAATATCATTTGTTTTTGAAGCAACTTCAGCTACTAATTGAGCTCCCATGTTTTCAAAACGATCTTCTAATTCAACTTCTTTAGCGATAGTCACACCGTCATTAGTAATAAGGGGTGAGCCAAATGATTTGTCTAAAACAACGTTACGTCCTTTAGGTCCTAATGTTACTTTTACAATATCAGCTAATGTATCAACACCACGCATCATTGAACTACGTGCGTCTTCTGAAAATTTAATATCTTTTGTCATGATTACTTTTCACCTCATAATTTATTTTATTCTACGATTGCAATAATGTCTTTTTCATGAACGATAAGGTATTCTTTACCGTCGAATTTTACGTCCTGCCCTGTGTATTTTTCAAACATAACTGTTTGGTTGATTTCTACTGAGACTGGTAATTTAGTCCCATTGTCAAGGGTACGACCGTCGCCAACAGCAACTACAACACCTGTTTGAGATTTTTCTTTGGAAGCAGCAGTTAGAACGATTCCGCCAACTGATTTTTCCTCTTCCTCTTTAACTTCAATAATTACGCGATCTCCTAATGGTTTTAACAATTGATATCCCTCCACAAATAAAAGATAATTTTTCTATTGTTAGCACTCGTTTGTTCTGAGTGCTAACTTACTCTTACATAATAACCATAATATATTTTTTTTGCAAGAAATTTGCTAGTTACTTTTTCTAATATGTTATGATAAAGGAACTAATACGATAGGAGGCCCTTTTATGAGCTTAAATAAAAATATGTTGTGGACGGCTTTCTTCTTTTTATCTGCTTTAATGAGTCCTAATCTTTTTGCACTTCTACCAGTTTCGAAAGCTCAAATACCTAATCTTACAGCAGGAGCTTATATAATAGGCGCCGTTGTTATTACGGGTATCTATTTAAAAACCTCAAAGGTGCATACACTTTCTGAAAAACGTACTAGTTGGGGGAAAGTCATTGGAATAGGACTACTAGGAATTTTATTAAGCTGGTTTTTACAAACCATTATTATGTTAATTGAAATTCAGCTATTTAATCAACCAGTGGGTTCGCAAAATACAGCTGACGTGACTGATTTAATAAAGAAAGCACCATTTTTCATGATAGCTGTTACGATTGCAGGGCCTATTATGGAAGAATACGTCTTTCGATTTAGTCTAATTAATTTTTTAAATCAAAAACTACCAACTATATTATCAGCTTTAATTAGTTCTCTTGTTTTTTCGGTTCTACATGGAGATGGACATTACTTACTTTATGGTGGTTTAGGTTTGTTTTTCTATTATTTGTATCAAAAAACAGGCTCTATTTTAACTTCGATTATTACACATGCTGGTATGAATACTTTAGTTGTTATTGTTAGACTCTTATTTATAAAATAAAAAAAATCACATTCTAATTGGAATGTGATTTTTGTATATTAATCTTCTTTGTCTTCTTTATAGTGAGATAAGAAGTAAATTAAAGTTTGCATTTCATTAGTTAAGTCTACGTTTTGAACTTGAACATAATCAGGAACGTTAATGCGAACTGGAGTGAAATTCATAATACCTCGAACACCAGCTTCAACAAGTCTATCAGCATTTTCTTGTGCAGACTCAATTGGAACAGTTAAAATAGCTACTTCAATATGTTGTTCTTTAATTTGTTTTGACATCTCATTAGATGAATAAACAGGTACACCGTCTAAAATACGGCCGACGATATCTTCTTTCACATCAAAAGCAGCACTAATACGGATGCTATCACTTTGATGGAAACGATAGTTAATTAAGGCGTGACCTAAATTACCAACACCGACTAAGGCAACGTTAGTTAACTCGTCTTCATTTAATGTTTTAGCAAAGAAATTCATCAAGCTTTCAACATCATAACCGTATCCGCGTTTTCCTAATTCCCCAAAATACGAAAAATCACGACGAATAGTTGCGCTGTCGACTTTAACAGCCTCACTTAATTCAGTTGAAGACACTTTGTTCTTTCCTGAATCAAATAGAAATTTTAAATATCGATAATATAAAGGCAAACGTTTTGCCGTTGCCTTTGGAATAGTTGTTTCTTTCATTGCTTTTCCCTCACTTAGCTTAAAACCTATTGTATTGTTATATACTTCACGTTACTAGGATAACGTTAGAAAGAAGTAATTGCAATTTTAACGCCTACAAATAATCGAGAAAATGAGTAGATTCTACTAATTGAACGAAGAATTGTCCTAATAAATATGATAAACTAAGCAAAGAATATCAAAGGTGGAGGACAAGATGATTTTACTACAAGCTAATCAAATCGCTCGTCTATTTGGAGACGAAGTTTTGTTTGAAAATATGCAATTAGAAGTACAAGATAGAAGTCGAATAGCCTTAGTTGGTCGTAATGGTGCAGGTAAATCGACACTTTTAAAAATCCTAGCAGGAATTGAAGAGCCAGACAAAGGAACTATCTCAAAGACAAAAGACTTAACAATGGGTTATTTAGATCAACATACAGGACTAGAATCAACTAAGACAATTTGGGAAGAAATGCTGACAGTTTTTGAGCCTATTCAAAAAATGGAAAAACGATTAAGACAATTAGAAAGCCAAATTGCGGATGAACAGATTCAAGCAGATGAAAAAAGATATCAACAAGTTTTAGTAGAATATGATCGCTTACAACATGAATTTAATGATTTAAATGGATACGGCTACGAATCAGAAATTAAATCTGTTTTACATGGCTTTAGATTTGAGGAGGATTATTTAGATCATTTGATTAGTAATCTTTCTGGTGGGCAAAAGACACGCTTAGCACTAGCTAAACTCTTATTAGAAAAACCAGATTTACTTATTTTGGATGAGCCGACTAACCATTTAGATATTGAAACACTAAGTTGGTTAGAAAATTATTTAAAAAATTATCGTGGTGCTCTGTTAATGGTTTCCCATGACCGTTACTTTTTAGATAAGATTGTCGAAGAAGTTTATGAAATAAGTAGACGTAAAATGAGTCACTATAAGGGGAACTACAGTCGCTATTTGGATCAAAAAGCTGAACGACTAGAAAGAGAATGGAAAGAATACGAGAAGCAACAAGTTGAAATTTCAAAACTAGAAGATTTTGTTGCTCGAAATTTAGTTCGAGCTTCAACGACTAAAAGAGCTCAAAGTCGTAGAAAACAACTAGAGAAGATGGATAGAATTGAACGACCTCAAGGAGATGAAAAATCTGCACATTTTCTTTTTGGCATTGAACGCCAATCAGGTAGAGAAGTATTAGAAGTTGAAGACGCTGCAGTTGGTTATAATCAAACCGTTTTATGCGAGCCAATTGATTTTCAAATTAGAAAACAAGAAGCGATTGCCCTAGTTGGTCCAAATGGTGTTGGAAAATCTACATTACTAAAATCAATTATTGGCGATATTCCTTTTGTTAAAGGTAAATCTAAAGTAGGTCATCATGTGTCAATTGGTTATTATGACCAAGAACAAGCCAATTTAAATTCACAACAAAGTGTACTTGAAGAGCTGTGGTCTGAGCATCGAACAACATCAGAAAAAGACATAAGAACGGTATTAGGTAGCTTCTTATTTTCTGGTGAAGATGTGAAGAAAACTATTCCCTTATTAAGTGGGGGAGAAAAGGCTCGTGTGGCTCTTGCTAAACTATCAATGAATCGAGATAATTTTTTAATTCTAGATGAGCCGACAAACCATTTGGATATTGATAGTAAAGAAGTATTAGAAAATGCTTTAATTGATTATGAAGGAACTTTGTTGTTTGTTTCTCATGACCGTTACTTTATTAATCGAATTGCAACTAGTGTTCTTGAGTTATCAGAAACAGGTGGTAAATTGTATCATGGTAACTACGATTACTATTTGGAAAAGAAATTAGAAGAAGAGCAATTAAAAGAGTTACTTAATGAAGAAACAGATGAAGTAGTTGAAGTAAAAACAGAGACGAAGAAAAATTTCGAACTGGATAAGCAAAAACAAAAAGAAAAAAGAACATTAGAACGTCAAGTGGAGCAATTAGAAAAAGAACTTCATGAGATGGAAGAGGCGATTGAATCTATTCAAAAAGAGATGGAGTTACCAGCAAATCTTGAAGACCATGAAGCCTTACAAAAATTAAATGAAACGTTAACCTCAAGTTTCAAACAACAAGAAGATTTACTTAATCAGTGGGAAGAAGTATCTTTAGCTTTAGAAGAGTTTTAATAAGTGAGGTGAAAAGGCTGACAATCAAGTCAGTCTTTTTTTGTTGCTTTTCAAGTAAAAAAGTAGTATATTTTAAAAAACATACTGATTGAATGTTTTTTTGAGGAGGAATTATGAAAAAAAAATATACAGCAGAAGAGGTTAAGGAATTAATTTTGCGACAGGCAGCACTTCTTTTTGCTACCAAAGGTTATGAAAAAACATCGATTAGCGATATTGTTGCTAATTTAGACGGTCTAACTAGAGGAGCTGTGTATCACCATTTTGATTCAAAGTTTGATATTTTAATAGAAATTACGAACAAGTTGATTCCAAGTGATGAAAAAATTCAAGCGTTTAAAAATAAAAACATATCGGGATTAGAAAAAATTCAGCAACTTTTATTAGAAGGAATGTTTAACGAAGTAGTAATAAAAGAAATGAGTCATTCACTAGTATTATTAAAAGAGCCGCTTTTCAGTGCTATTTACAATCAACAAATTTGTTTGAGATTAGGTCCTGTGATTGAAACGTTTATTTTTGAAGGTACTCAGGATGGATCTATCAATGTAGAATCATCAAAAGAGATGTCTGAAATAGTTATTTTGCTGACGACTACATGGTTTATAGAGTCTTTATTTCCAGATAGTGGAGAAAGGCTTATTCAGAAGTTAAAAACAAGCCAAACTATTCTAAGAAAAAGTGGGATGGATGTATTAAGTGATGAGGTTTATATGGTTATTATGAATCAATTAGAGAGGATAACATAATATGAAAAAAGTAATGAAGCGAATCGGAATCATTTTAACTATTATAGTAGGGATTATCGTATTAATTTTTTTAGGTATATTTATAAATAATAAAATTCAATTAGCAAGAGAAGCTAAAAAAATTGATCCAGTAGGTGAGAAGATAACTGTTAATGATCAAAAAATGAATATTCAAATTTATGGAGATAAAAAAGAAACGATAGTGTTACTACCAGGTTTTATGACAACATCACCAATTATTGATTTCAAACCTTTAACAGATGAATTAAAAAAGGATTTTCGAGTGGTGGTAGTGGAACCTTTTGGATATGGGCTGAGTGATGATACGACTAAAGAACGTTCTGTAGAGAATTTAACTGAAGAGATACATACAGCGCTTAAAAGTAAAGGAATCGATGATTATACTCTAATGGCTCACTCGATTTCTGGGATTTATTCCCTAGAGTACATTAAAAAGTACCCAAAAGAAGTGAATGCCTTTATTGGAATTGATAGTAGTTTGCCATCTCAAGGAAATGCGGATGATAATGGAGAAGCGATGATTAAATTTTTAAGTAGCTCAGGTTTGTACCGTGTTTTAGCTATGGCGAGTCCAGATTTGTTAAGCATACCAGAAGGTGTGGATAATAAGTTAGCTGAGCAATATAAATATATTTCTTTTAAAAATATCGGTTCGACGGCAACGATAAATGAAGCTAAATCAATGCCTGAGAATTTTTCTAAAACCAAAAAAATTAGTTATACTAAAAATTTCCCAGTTCTTTATTTATTAGCAACTGAAAGCACTGACCCTGATCCAAGTTGGGAAAAGATTCATCGAGAAATGATTGAAGGAAATAAACAAGCAGAGCTTAAAATTTTAGAGGGTGATCATTACCTACATCACACAAAAGCAAAAGAAATAGCAGAAGATACAAAACAATTTTTAACACATAACAAATAGAAAAAAACAGAGATGCAGTTGAAAGCTACATCTCTGTTTTTATTTGTTAACTAAATTCGACGTCTCTACGTCTTTTAGGTTTCATTGATTTTTTTTGTAAGCCACTAAAACATTTTTCAATCTCCCCAACAAAGATATCCATTGTTTCATCAGAGCTTTTCTGTGCGTATTTACCACTCTTATTAAGGTAAAGGTATTTTTCAGTTTCTAAAACGTGTAAAGTTTCTTTAGAATCTTGAATTTTCTCTTTAAAGTTCACCCCATTGAATAGTAATTGGCACATAAGGATAACCACTCCAATAGAGCTAATAACAATATTCTTAATAATTGTATCTGGCAATAAGGTAATAAGTGGTAGAGCTGCTGCAGATAAGATTTGAACTAAGAAGAAAAAGTAGTAAAAGAAACTTAAGAAAAAACCTTTTCTTTTATGTTGTTTAATACGTTTATCAACTCGGTCCTCCAAATAATTGAAATCACTGTACATGAATAAAAGCACTCCTTTTTTGTTTATGAATCTAGTGTATGATAAAAAAATGTTAAATTCAAACTTATTTATGTACAAATAACCAAAAAAAGAGCTTTACCTATTCAAGGTGAGCTCTTTAAAGGCTAATTCAAGTTATTCACCATTA harbors:
- the groES gene encoding co-chaperone GroES, encoding MLKPLGDRVIIEVKEEEEKSVGGIVLTAASKEKSQTGVVVAVGDGRTLDNGTKLPVSVEINQTVMFEKYTGQDVKFDGKEYLIVHEKDIIAIVE
- a CDS encoding TetR/AcrR family transcriptional regulator produces the protein MKKKYTAEEVKELILRQAALLFATKGYEKTSISDIVANLDGLTRGAVYHHFDSKFDILIEITNKLIPSDEKIQAFKNKNISGLEKIQQLLLEGMFNEVVIKEMSHSLVLLKEPLFSAIYNQQICLRLGPVIETFIFEGTQDGSINVESSKEMSEIVILLTTTWFIESLFPDSGERLIQKLKTSQTILRKSGMDVLSDEVYMVIMNQLERIT
- a CDS encoding redox-sensing transcriptional repressor Rex yields the protein MKETTIPKATAKRLPLYYRYLKFLFDSGKNKVSSTELSEAVKVDSATIRRDFSYFGELGKRGYGYDVESLMNFFAKTLNEDELTNVALVGVGNLGHALINYRFHQSDSIRISAAFDVKEDIVGRILDGVPVYSSNEMSKQIKEQHIEVAILTVPIESAQENADRLVEAGVRGIMNFTPVRINVPDYVQVQNVDLTNEMQTLIYFLSHYKEDKED
- a CDS encoding NUDIX hydrolase; protein product: MKINSYDLGEKKDELLIIAMIVAKYKGKNVYVRHKDRTTFEIPGGHKEPNETIEECARRELTEETGATKFTLKPLFILGVEKDGLEDYGQVFMAEIEMLASELEYEMEEVIFLDREPTEYTYPDIQTAIMKELIKRGINIK
- the groL gene encoding chaperonin GroEL (60 kDa chaperone family; promotes refolding of misfolded polypeptides especially under stressful conditions; forms two stacked rings of heptamers to form a barrel-shaped 14mer; ends can be capped by GroES; misfolded proteins enter the barrel where they are refolded when GroES binds), producing the protein MTKDIKFSEDARSSMMRGVDTLADIVKVTLGPKGRNVVLDKSFGSPLITNDGVTIAKEVELEDRFENMGAQLVAEVASKTNDIAGDGTTTATVLTQAIVREGLKNVTAGANPIGIRRGIELATKKAVEELHAISKQVDSKEAISQVAAVSSGSETIGELISEAMEKVGNDGVITIEESKGIETELDVVEGMQFDRGYLSQYMVTDTDKMETVLENPYLLITDKKISNIQDILPLLEQILQQGKPLLIIADDVDGEALPTLVLNKIRGTFNVAAVKAPGFGDRRKEMLEDIAVLTGATVITDELGLDIKETTLEALGTASKVVVDKDTTTIVEGGGNKETIENRVALIRTQIAETTSDFDREKLQERLAKLAGGVAVVKVGAATETELKELKLRIEDALNATRAAVEEGIVSGGGTAFVNVLPKVAEVEAEGDEATGVNIVLRALEEPVRQIAENAGLEGSVIVDKLKQAELGTGYNAKTDEWVNMIDTGIVDPTKVTRSALQNAASVAALLLTTEGVIADKPSKDAPMMPGGGMDPSMMGGMM
- a CDS encoding ABC-F family ATP-binding cassette domain-containing protein, whose translation is MILLQANQIARLFGDEVLFENMQLEVQDRSRIALVGRNGAGKSTLLKILAGIEEPDKGTISKTKDLTMGYLDQHTGLESTKTIWEEMLTVFEPIQKMEKRLRQLESQIADEQIQADEKRYQQVLVEYDRLQHEFNDLNGYGYESEIKSVLHGFRFEEDYLDHLISNLSGGQKTRLALAKLLLEKPDLLILDEPTNHLDIETLSWLENYLKNYRGALLMVSHDRYFLDKIVEEVYEISRRKMSHYKGNYSRYLDQKAERLEREWKEYEKQQVEISKLEDFVARNLVRASTTKRAQSRRKQLEKMDRIERPQGDEKSAHFLFGIERQSGREVLEVEDAAVGYNQTVLCEPIDFQIRKQEAIALVGPNGVGKSTLLKSIIGDIPFVKGKSKVGHHVSIGYYDQEQANLNSQQSVLEELWSEHRTTSEKDIRTVLGSFLFSGEDVKKTIPLLSGGEKARVALAKLSMNRDNFLILDEPTNHLDIDSKEVLENALIDYEGTLLFVSHDRYFINRIATSVLELSETGGKLYHGNYDYYLEKKLEEEQLKELLNEETDEVVEVKTETKKNFELDKQKQKEKRTLERQVEQLEKELHEMEEAIESIQKEMELPANLEDHEALQKLNETLTSSFKQQEDLLNQWEEVSLALEEF
- a CDS encoding CPBP family intramembrane glutamic endopeptidase, which translates into the protein MSLNKNMLWTAFFFLSALMSPNLFALLPVSKAQIPNLTAGAYIIGAVVITGIYLKTSKVHTLSEKRTSWGKVIGIGLLGILLSWFLQTIIMLIEIQLFNQPVGSQNTADVTDLIKKAPFFMIAVTIAGPIMEEYVFRFSLINFLNQKLPTILSALISSLVFSVLHGDGHYLLYGGLGLFFYYLYQKTGSILTSIITHAGMNTLVVIVRLLFIK
- a CDS encoding alpha/beta fold hydrolase translates to MKKVMKRIGIILTIIVGIIVLIFLGIFINNKIQLAREAKKIDPVGEKITVNDQKMNIQIYGDKKETIVLLPGFMTTSPIIDFKPLTDELKKDFRVVVVEPFGYGLSDDTTKERSVENLTEEIHTALKSKGIDDYTLMAHSISGIYSLEYIKKYPKEVNAFIGIDSSLPSQGNADDNGEAMIKFLSSSGLYRVLAMASPDLLSIPEGVDNKLAEQYKYISFKNIGSTATINEAKSMPENFSKTKKISYTKNFPVLYLLATESTDPDPSWEKIHREMIEGNKQAELKILEGDHYLHHTKAKEIAEDTKQFLTHNK
- a CDS encoding DUF4231 domain-containing protein; this encodes MYSDFNYLEDRVDKRIKQHKRKGFFLSFFYYFFFLVQILSAAALPLITLLPDTIIKNIVISSIGVVILMCQLLFNGVNFKEKIQDSKETLHVLETEKYLYLNKSGKYAQKSSDETMDIFVGEIEKCFSGLQKKSMKPKRRRDVEFS
- a CDS encoding DUF368 domain-containing protein, producing the protein MEKTSSKDWILRFVKGMFIGSGFILPGVSGGALAAIFGIYERIISFLAHITKNFKENVLFFLPVGLGGLTGVFLLSFGVSFLLGEFETIILWFFVGCIVGTVPSLWKEAGKKGRNKVDTIIMGVTFVLALLFLLYGETLFDGQVEQNTWTWMMAGGLIGLGLIVPGLSPSNFLVYMGMYKAMSDGIKTVDFGVIVPIAIGGLVTVLALSKVMDYIFSIAYSKLFHFILGVVFASTIMIIPKDYTGFSLMEYGLCFLMLIGGTLLGSWMSRLEEKYK